A section of the Streptomyces sp. NBC_00178 genome encodes:
- a CDS encoding DUF4184 family protein, with the protein MPFTLSHAAAVLPGVRRSGRARGPLVASALVAGSFAPDVTYYADSVVPGAMEFGEVTHAAWGVFGVDVLITGALVALWLLVREPLLALLPGAAQGRVHGFVRGRRWEPGAPLLPLAVWFAVSAVIGSGTHVVWDAFTHHDRWGTELIPVLGRSVGGFPVFQIVQYGSSALAAAALAFFVSTGLRAAGPAPRPESVPVLSGTERLGACSFLALCVLLGTAHRCARWFAWSGRIDTPLDIIPTACFGAGAGLAAGLVLYGAWMRLRRGQAGPGRPEGPGAETARTSPAGRDAG; encoded by the coding sequence ATGCCGTTCACACTCAGCCATGCCGCCGCGGTTCTCCCGGGCGTCCGCCGGTCCGGGAGGGCCCGTGGCCCGCTGGTCGCCTCCGCACTCGTCGCGGGCTCGTTCGCACCGGACGTGACCTACTACGCGGACAGCGTCGTCCCCGGGGCGATGGAGTTCGGTGAGGTGACACACGCGGCGTGGGGGGTGTTCGGCGTCGACGTCCTCATCACCGGCGCCCTGGTCGCCCTGTGGCTGCTGGTGCGTGAACCGCTTCTCGCCCTGCTGCCCGGGGCGGCGCAGGGCCGCGTCCACGGCTTCGTGCGGGGGCGGCGGTGGGAGCCGGGCGCCCCGCTCCTGCCCCTGGCGGTGTGGTTCGCCGTGTCCGCCGTCATCGGCTCGGGCACCCACGTCGTGTGGGACGCCTTCACCCATCACGACCGGTGGGGAACGGAACTGATCCCCGTCCTCGGCCGGAGCGTCGGCGGCTTCCCCGTGTTCCAGATCGTCCAGTACGGCAGTTCGGCGCTCGCCGCGGCGGCTCTCGCTTTCTTCGTGTCCACGGGACTGCGGGCCGCCGGACCCGCGCCCCGCCCGGAGTCGGTGCCCGTCCTCAGCGGGACCGAACGCCTGGGAGCCTGCTCGTTCCTCGCGCTGTGCGTCCTGCTGGGAACCGCCCACCGGTGCGCCCGCTGGTTCGCCTGGTCCGGGCGGATCGACACCCCCCTGGACATCATTCCGACGGCCTGCTTCGGGGCCGGGGCGGGCCTCGCGGCCGGTCTGGTCCTCTACGGGGCGTGGATGCGGCTGCGGAGGGGGCAGGCAGGTCCTGGCCGGCCGGAGGGGCCCGGTGCGGAGACCGCACGGACCTCTCCGGCCGGCCGGGACGCCGGCTGA
- the polA gene encoding DNA polymerase I has translation MAETASKKTADNRPRLLLMDGHSLAYRAFFALPAENFTTATGQPTNAVYGFMSMLANTLRDEAPTHFAVAFDVSRKTWRAQEFPEYKANRSKTPDEFKGQVELIGELLDAMRADRFAVDGFEADDVIATLATQAEAAGFEVLIVTGDRDSFQLITDNVTVLYPTKGVSELTRFTPEKVEEKYGLTPAQYPDFAALRGDPSDNLPGIPGVGEKTAAKWINQFGSFAELVERADEVKGKAGQNFRDHLDAVKMNRVLTEMVRDVELPKVPAELERAPYDRTAVTGVLDVLEIRNPSLRERLLAVDPGAEEAAPPEPAAGIDLDGAVLGPGEVAPWLEAHGGQPLGVMTVDTWSLGVGTVTEIALAAADGSAAWLDPATLVEADEQAFAAWVADPRRPKVMHNAKNALRVFPEQGWRLDGITMDTALAAYLVKPGRRSFALDALTVEYLGRELAPAASADGQLAFGADDRAEADALMAQARAVLDLGDAFTTRLREVGATELLHDMELPTSIMLARLERHGIAADRAHLEGMEQQFAGAVQQAVKEAHASVGREFNLGSPKQLQEVLFGELALPKTKKTKTGYTTDADALAWLAAQTEHELPVLMLRHREQAKLRVTVEGLIKTIGADGRIHTTFNQTVAATGRLSSTDPNLQNIPVRTDEGRAIRRGFVVGEGFETLMTADYSQIELRVMAHLSEDAGLIEAFNSGEDLHTTVASQVFGVEKTAVDAEMRRKIKAMSYGLAYGLSAFGLSQQLNIEAGEARGLMDTYFQRFGGVRDYLRRVVEEARSTGYTETVFGRRRYLPDLNSDNRQRRETAERMALNAPIQGTAADIVKVAMLNVDQALTQAGLTSRMLLQVHDEIVLEIAKGEREQVEEILRREMSTAVELRAPLDVSVGVGTDWETAAH, from the coding sequence GTGGCTGAGACGGCATCGAAGAAGACGGCAGACAACCGACCGCGCCTGCTCCTCATGGACGGGCACTCCCTGGCGTACCGGGCGTTCTTCGCCCTGCCCGCGGAGAATTTCACGACGGCGACGGGGCAGCCGACGAATGCCGTGTACGGCTTCATGTCGATGCTGGCGAACACGCTGCGCGACGAGGCGCCCACGCACTTCGCGGTGGCGTTCGACGTGTCCCGCAAGACCTGGCGTGCGCAGGAGTTCCCCGAGTACAAGGCGAACCGTTCCAAGACCCCGGACGAGTTCAAGGGGCAGGTCGAGCTGATCGGCGAGCTGCTGGACGCGATGCGCGCGGACCGGTTCGCGGTGGACGGCTTCGAGGCGGACGACGTCATCGCGACGCTGGCCACGCAGGCCGAGGCGGCGGGCTTCGAGGTCCTGATCGTCACGGGGGACCGGGACTCCTTCCAGCTGATCACGGACAACGTGACCGTGCTGTACCCGACGAAGGGCGTCTCCGAGCTGACGCGTTTCACCCCGGAGAAGGTCGAGGAGAAGTACGGCCTGACGCCCGCCCAGTACCCGGACTTCGCGGCGCTGCGCGGTGACCCCTCGGACAACCTTCCGGGCATTCCGGGTGTGGGTGAGAAGACGGCGGCGAAGTGGATCAACCAGTTCGGTTCGTTCGCGGAGCTGGTCGAGCGGGCCGACGAGGTCAAGGGCAAGGCCGGCCAGAACTTCCGCGACCACCTGGACGCGGTGAAGATGAACCGTGTGCTGACCGAGATGGTCCGCGACGTGGAGCTGCCGAAGGTCCCCGCCGAGCTGGAGCGCGCCCCGTACGACCGCACGGCGGTCACCGGTGTGCTGGACGTCCTGGAGATCCGCAACCCGAGCCTGCGTGAGCGGCTCCTGGCCGTCGACCCCGGTGCGGAGGAGGCGGCGCCGCCGGAGCCGGCCGCCGGCATCGACCTGGACGGTGCGGTGCTGGGTCCCGGTGAGGTCGCTCCGTGGCTGGAGGCCCACGGCGGGCAGCCCCTCGGTGTGATGACGGTGGACACCTGGTCGCTGGGTGTCGGCACGGTCACGGAGATCGCGCTCGCCGCCGCCGACGGGTCGGCGGCCTGGCTGGACCCGGCCACCCTCGTGGAGGCCGACGAGCAGGCGTTCGCCGCCTGGGTCGCCGACCCGCGGCGGCCGAAGGTCATGCACAACGCCAAGAACGCCCTGCGGGTCTTCCCCGAGCAGGGCTGGCGGCTGGACGGCATCACGATGGACACCGCGCTCGCCGCCTACCTCGTCAAGCCGGGCCGTCGTTCCTTCGCCCTGGACGCGCTGACCGTCGAGTACCTCGGCCGTGAGCTGGCGCCGGCCGCTTCGGCCGACGGGCAGCTCGCCTTCGGGGCGGACGACCGCGCCGAGGCCGACGCCCTGATGGCGCAGGCACGGGCCGTGCTGGACCTCGGCGATGCCTTCACCACCCGGCTGCGGGAGGTCGGGGCCACCGAGCTGCTGCACGACATGGAACTGCCCACGTCGATCATGCTGGCCCGTCTCGAGCGGCACGGCATCGCCGCGGACCGCGCCCATCTGGAGGGCATGGAGCAGCAGTTCGCCGGTGCGGTGCAGCAGGCGGTGAAGGAGGCGCACGCCTCGGTGGGCCGGGAGTTCAACCTCGGCTCGCCCAAGCAGCTCCAGGAAGTCCTCTTCGGTGAACTGGCCCTGCCGAAGACGAAGAAGACGAAGACGGGGTACACGACCGACGCCGACGCGCTCGCCTGGCTGGCCGCGCAGACCGAGCACGAGCTGCCGGTCCTCATGCTGCGCCACCGGGAGCAGGCGAAGCTCCGGGTCACGGTCGAGGGCCTGATCAAGACGATCGGCGCCGACGGCCGTATCCACACCACGTTCAACCAGACGGTCGCGGCGACCGGCCGGCTCTCCTCGACCGACCCCAATCTGCAGAACATCCCGGTGCGGACGGACGAGGGCCGGGCGATCCGCCGGGGCTTCGTCGTCGGCGAGGGCTTCGAGACGCTGATGACGGCCGACTACAGCCAGATCGAACTCCGGGTCATGGCCCACCTCTCCGAGGACGCCGGGCTGATCGAGGCGTTCAACTCGGGCGAGGACCTGCACACGACGGTCGCCTCGCAGGTGTTCGGCGTGGAGAAGACGGCCGTCGACGCCGAGATGCGCCGCAAGATCAAGGCGATGTCGTACGGGCTGGCCTACGGGCTCTCCGCGTTCGGCCTCTCCCAGCAGCTGAACATCGAGGCCGGCGAGGCGCGCGGGCTCATGGACACGTACTTCCAGCGGTTCGGCGGGGTGCGCGACTACCTCCGCCGGGTCGTCGAGGAGGCCAGGTCGACCGGCTACACCGAGACGGTCTTCGGCCGCCGCCGGTATCTCCCGGACCTCAACAGCGACAACCGGCAGCGGCGCGAGACGGCCGAGCGGATGGCGCTCAACGCACCCATCCAGGGCACGGCGGCCGACATCGTGAAGGTCGCGATGCTCAACGTGGACCAGGCGCTGACCCAGGCGGGGCTGACGTCGCGGATGCTGCTCCAGGTCCACGACGAGATCGTCCTGGAGATCGCGAAGGGTGAGCGCGAGCAGGTCGAGGAGATCCTGCGCCGTGAGATGTCCACGGCGGTCGAACTCCGTGCGCCGCTGGACGTGTCGGTCGGCGTCGGCACGGACTGGGAGACCGCCGCGCACTGA